From Jeotgalibaca dankookensis, one genomic window encodes:
- a CDS encoding DHH family phosphoesterase — translation MIKELYERIYEEIRAYETIIIHRHLRPDPDALGSQLGLAYLIKNKFPEKNIRVVGSEVDSLTYLGVMDQIEDKEYAHSLVIVTDTANRPRIDDKRYSQGEKLIKIDHHPNDDEYGDIRLVNTKASSCSEIIADLSIYLGERLPMVNKAARVLYAGMIGDTGRFLYPSTTAHTLRTASYLMDFDFSASEVAQSMNTNSQKIAQLSGYVLQNLKISENGVGSIILSREVLDKFDVNDDDTAPVVPLPGTIEGVICWGIFVEQVSGYYRCRLRSKGPVINEVAKAYNGGGHPLASGANAKDKHEINEILTAFDALVRDWQKE, via the coding sequence TTGATTAAAGAATTATACGAGCGTATTTATGAAGAGATAAGAGCATATGAAACCATTATTATTCACCGCCATCTGCGGCCAGATCCAGATGCACTTGGTTCACAATTAGGTTTAGCTTATCTAATTAAAAATAAATTTCCTGAAAAAAATATAAGAGTAGTCGGTTCTGAAGTTGATAGTTTAACTTATTTAGGTGTTATGGATCAAATTGAGGACAAAGAATATGCACATTCGTTAGTAATTGTGACAGATACTGCGAACCGTCCTAGAATCGATGATAAGCGCTATAGCCAAGGGGAAAAACTGATAAAGATTGACCATCATCCTAACGATGATGAGTACGGAGATATTCGTCTCGTAAATACTAAAGCAAGTAGTTGTAGCGAAATCATCGCCGATTTATCCATTTATTTAGGAGAACGACTTCCTATGGTAAATAAAGCTGCACGAGTTTTATATGCCGGTATGATTGGTGACACGGGCCGTTTCCTTTATCCATCCACGACCGCGCACACTTTGCGTACAGCTTCTTATTTGATGGATTTTGATTTCTCGGCATCTGAAGTAGCACAATCAATGAATACGAATTCTCAAAAAATTGCGCAATTATCGGGATATGTGCTGCAAAATTTAAAAATCAGTGAAAATGGTGTAGGATCTATTATTCTGTCTCGTGAAGTATTAGATAAATTTGATGTGAATGATGATGACACAGCACCGGTCGTTCCTTTACCTGGCACCATTGAAGGGGTAATATGTTGGGGCATTTTTGTTGAACAAGTGAGTGGTTATTATCGTTGCCGCTTACGATCAAAAGGTCCGGTTATCAATGAAGTTGCAAAAGCTTATAATGGTGGAGGACATCCTTTGGCCAGTGGTGCAAATGCAAAGGATAAGCATGAGATTAATGAGATATTAACTGCTTTTGATGCGCTAGTTAGAGATTGGCAGAAAGAATAA
- a CDS encoding DUF1189 family protein produces MVNISLFKIIKNTFMNPKELWKVTALTRGKAIKLFFLTALIMSIPYALDSVNDLRTIGNDMGKIAERIPAFVIEDGEIKFETDLDRPFISKTNTVTLFINSDQLNESNLIDKEVARVPISLFLEQTKLIFKTPQQSFEFNYDLFEGLSDAFFKTIMNQFNNLSFFTLLPILIVSFLAGIIETGVQVLLLTMMVNIYALLSRLQLPFSLNLKFVMVASFIPVSIFSLMNSFSIYPNSQLILISILTLYFYHIGVVKHLKENL; encoded by the coding sequence GTGGTTAACATTTCATTATTTAAAATAATTAAAAATACATTTATGAATCCAAAAGAACTCTGGAAAGTAACAGCCTTAACAAGAGGGAAAGCTATTAAATTATTTTTCTTAACTGCTCTTATCATGTCTATTCCTTACGCATTAGACAGTGTTAATGATTTAAGAACAATTGGGAATGACATGGGGAAAATCGCTGAGAGAATCCCTGCTTTTGTTATTGAAGATGGTGAAATCAAATTCGAAACTGACCTCGATCGACCATTTATTTCTAAAACAAATACGGTGACACTCTTTATTAACTCTGATCAACTTAATGAATCGAATTTGATTGATAAAGAAGTTGCCCGTGTTCCAATTAGCTTGTTTTTAGAACAGACAAAACTTATATTTAAAACGCCCCAACAATCTTTTGAATTCAATTATGATTTATTTGAAGGGTTATCAGATGCGTTTTTTAAAACCATCATGAACCAGTTTAACAACCTTAGCTTTTTTACACTACTACCAATTCTAATTGTAAGTTTTCTGGCAGGTATCATTGAAACAGGCGTTCAAGTTCTATTACTAACGATGATGGTCAACATTTACGCACTCTTATCTCGGTTACAACTGCCATTTAGTCTAAATTTAAAGTTTGTTATGGTAGCTAGTTTTATACCTGTATCAATCTTTTCGCTTATGAATAGCTTTAGCATCTACCCGAACAGCCAACTTATACTTATCTCCATTTTAACTCTCTACTTTTACCATATAGGGGTTGTTAAACATTTAAAAGAAAACTTATAA
- a CDS encoding DRTGG domain-containing protein — translation MVTKHEQIIQYIETLPVGEKLSVRSIAKNMRMSEGTAYRAIKEAENNGLVSTIERVGTIRIERKNKDNIETLSFGQIANIIEGDILGGHQGLDKTLSKFIIGAMQQEAMGRYISPGSLMIVGNRNNIQRYALENGAAVLITGGFETENEIIDLANQLEMPILRTTYDTFTVATMINRALTDQLIKKDIMVVGDIYTPLEETSYLTAEHTILDYQHLNTQSKHSRFPVVNHNMRLIGVITAKDTLGKSDTLNMERVMTKDPIFAKEHMSVASIAHQMIWDGLEVMPVVKDNLQLLGIISRQDVMKAMQVAQRQPQIGNTIEDQILEGLEVSANANKNDSKSAPTYQFKVTPQMTDNLGTVSFGVLCEVIASVSKKALYHIQKRSAVIEQIDVHYFKMIQIESVIEIKTAVFEVGRRSSKLDVEIYLENSIVAKALVVCQMMEQT, via the coding sequence ATGGTAACGAAGCATGAACAAATCATCCAATATATAGAAACCTTGCCAGTTGGCGAAAAATTATCCGTACGCTCAATTGCTAAAAATATGCGAATGTCGGAAGGAACAGCCTACCGAGCAATTAAGGAAGCTGAAAATAACGGGTTAGTATCTACAATTGAACGTGTGGGAACCATTCGTATTGAAAGAAAAAATAAAGATAATATCGAAACGCTTTCCTTTGGTCAGATCGCTAATATTATCGAAGGAGATATTTTAGGTGGACATCAAGGTTTAGATAAAACCTTGAGCAAATTTATTATTGGGGCTATGCAACAAGAAGCTATGGGGCGTTATATTAGCCCTGGTTCTTTAATGATTGTCGGTAACCGCAATAATATACAGCGGTATGCCCTTGAAAATGGTGCGGCGGTATTAATTACAGGGGGCTTTGAAACCGAAAATGAAATAATTGATTTAGCAAATCAGTTAGAAATGCCTATTTTGCGTACTACTTACGATACCTTTACGGTTGCAACAATGATAAACCGTGCGCTTACAGATCAGCTTATTAAAAAAGATATTATGGTTGTAGGGGATATTTATACACCTTTAGAAGAAACAAGCTATTTGACAGCAGAGCATACCATTCTAGACTACCAACATTTAAACACACAAAGTAAGCATTCACGCTTTCCAGTTGTCAATCATAACATGCGATTGATCGGCGTTATTACGGCAAAAGATACATTGGGAAAATCTGACACATTAAATATGGAACGGGTTATGACTAAAGATCCTATTTTTGCCAAGGAGCATATGAGTGTTGCCAGTATTGCACATCAGATGATTTGGGACGGTTTAGAGGTGATGCCAGTTGTGAAAGATAATTTACAATTGCTTGGTATTATTTCGCGTCAAGATGTAATGAAAGCTATGCAAGTAGCTCAACGGCAACCTCAAATTGGTAATACCATTGAGGATCAGATATTAGAAGGTTTAGAAGTGAGTGCTAATGCCAATAAAAATGATTCCAAAAGTGCACCTACTTATCAGTTTAAGGTTACTCCCCAGATGACTGATAATCTTGGTACTGTTTCATTTGGAGTGTTGTGTGAAGTCATTGCAAGTGTCAGCAAAAAGGCGCTCTACCATATTCAAAAACGAAGTGCGGTTATTGAGCAAATTGATGTCCATTACTTTAAAATGATTCAAATTGAGAGCGTAATCGAAATAAAGACAGCTGTATTCGAAGTTGGAAGACGATCTTCGAAACTGGATGTTGAAATCTACTTGGAAAATTCAATTGTGGCAAAGGCATTAGTTGTCTGTCAAATGATGGAGCAAACTTGA
- the zwf gene encoding glucose-6-phosphate dehydrogenase — MDTDIRALFTIFGATGDLANRKLYPSLFRLYKKGYIKNNFAVIGTARRQWSNDYFHEVITKSIQNLVEDETELHEFISHFYYISHNVTDADNYIELKKLSEQLDEKYAIKQNRIFYLAMAPQFFGIIGDMLSSNHLITDEGFNRLIIEKPFGHDLESATKLNNQLTKSFSEDQIYRIDHYLGKEMIQNISAVRFSNMIFESLWNNKYIDNVQITLAETVGVEDRGDYYDKTGALRDMVQNHILQTVALLVMEPPLSLNGNDIRNEKIKALRSLHLYKDSNDVLNNFVRGQYVANEEMLGYTEEPKVNPDSHTETFVAGKILVDNFRWAGVPFYIRTGKRMSQKDTYIHVQFKHVSMELFPTEGVEDVAEPNILTIHISPLEGFSLRMNAKRVGQGTEIQNIRMHSIFDEQAVANSPEAYERLLLDCLNGDPTNFTHWQEVEQSWRFIDYIRETWDRNGWKLFDYEAGSMGPKESFELLERDGFEWISFDWARHYKKD, encoded by the coding sequence ATGGACACTGATATCCGTGCACTATTTACTATTTTTGGAGCTACTGGCGATTTAGCGAATCGTAAGCTTTACCCTTCACTCTTTCGGTTATACAAAAAAGGGTATATTAAAAATAACTTCGCAGTTATAGGAACGGCAAGAAGACAGTGGTCGAATGACTACTTTCACGAGGTCATTACTAAATCTATTCAGAATTTGGTAGAGGATGAAACAGAGCTGCACGAGTTTATATCCCACTTTTATTACATCTCACATAACGTCACAGATGCTGATAATTATATCGAGTTAAAGAAACTGTCCGAACAATTAGATGAAAAGTATGCCATCAAACAAAATCGTATTTTCTATTTAGCAATGGCACCGCAATTTTTCGGTATTATTGGTGATATGCTTAGTTCTAATCATTTAATTACGGATGAAGGTTTCAATCGGTTAATTATAGAGAAGCCCTTTGGACACGATTTAGAATCAGCTACAAAACTGAATAATCAATTAACAAAGTCGTTTTCAGAAGATCAAATTTATCGTATCGATCATTACTTAGGAAAAGAGATGATTCAAAACATTTCTGCCGTTCGCTTCTCTAATATGATTTTTGAGTCGCTCTGGAATAATAAGTATATTGATAATGTTCAAATAACATTAGCAGAAACAGTTGGCGTGGAAGATCGTGGTGATTATTACGATAAAACAGGTGCTTTACGTGATATGGTACAAAATCATATTTTACAAACCGTTGCGCTTTTAGTAATGGAGCCACCATTATCTTTAAACGGTAACGATATACGAAATGAAAAAATTAAAGCTCTGCGTTCTTTGCATCTCTATAAAGATAGCAATGACGTCCTCAACAATTTTGTCAGAGGTCAATATGTTGCTAACGAAGAGATGCTCGGTTATACAGAAGAACCTAAGGTGAACCCGGATTCTCATACAGAAACCTTTGTCGCTGGTAAAATATTAGTTGATAATTTCCGATGGGCAGGTGTTCCTTTTTATATCCGAACTGGAAAAAGAATGTCTCAAAAAGATACTTATATCCATGTTCAGTTTAAACATGTTTCAATGGAACTTTTCCCAACAGAAGGTGTCGAAGATGTGGCCGAACCAAATATTCTAACGATCCATATCTCTCCTTTAGAAGGATTCTCTTTAAGAATGAATGCAAAGCGTGTAGGTCAGGGAACAGAAATACAAAACATTCGTATGCATTCAATTTTTGATGAGCAAGCTGTTGCTAACAGTCCAGAAGCGTATGAGCGTCTTCTGCTAGACTGTTTGAATGGAGATCCAACTAACTTTACCCACTGGCAAGAAGTTGAGCAATCATGGCGATTTATTGATTATATTCGTGAAACCTGGGACAGGAATGGATGGAAATTATTCGATTATGAAGCAGGCTCTATGGGCCCTAAAGAAAGCTTTGAATTATTAGAACGTGACGGGTTCGAATGGATTTCTTTTGACTGGGCTCGACATTACAAAAAAGATTAA
- a CDS encoding superoxide dismutase, which translates to MAFKLPDLPYAYDALEPSIDKETMHLHHDKHHAGYVNNANAALEKHPDLSDKTVEELLADLNAVPEDIRTAVRNNAGGHANHSLFWEVLSPNGGGQPTGAVKDAIEEAFGTFEDFKKKFATTAATQFGSGWGWLVVNNGKLEVMSTPNQDSPISNGKTPILGVDIWEHAYYLNYKNLRADYIDAFWNLVNWDEVNKRYEAAK; encoded by the coding sequence ATGGCTTTCAAATTACCAGATTTACCATACGCTTACGATGCACTAGAACCAAGTATTGACAAGGAGACAATGCACCTTCATCATGACAAACATCATGCTGGTTATGTAAATAATGCAAATGCTGCATTAGAAAAACATCCGGATTTGTCAGATAAAACAGTTGAAGAATTACTTGCTGATTTAAATGCAGTTCCAGAAGATATCCGGACTGCTGTTCGCAATAATGCTGGAGGACATGCAAACCATTCATTATTTTGGGAAGTTTTATCTCCAAATGGTGGCGGCCAACCGACAGGTGCGGTTAAAGATGCGATTGAAGAAGCTTTCGGAACCTTTGAAGACTTCAAAAAGAAATTTGCAACAACAGCTGCAACGCAATTTGGTTCTGGTTGGGGATGGCTAGTTGTAAATAACGGTAAACTTGAAGTAATGTCAACTCCTAACCAAGATAGCCCAATTTCAAATGGTAAAACTCCTATTCTTGGAGTAGATATTTGGGAACACGCTTATTATCTAAATTACAAAAACTTGCGTGCGGACTACATCGATGCATTCTGGAATCTTGTTAACTGGGATGAAGTAAACAAACGTTACGAAGCAGCAAAATAA
- a CDS encoding DEAD/DEAH box helicase — translation MKFESFNLKPFILKAIEELGFAEPTEIQEKIIPIIQKNNSVVGRSQTGSGKSHSFLIPLINRLDATSQDTQIVITSPSRELAEQLYQAALQLVEHAPQEIRISNFVGGTDKQRQISKLKNQQPHIVIGTPGRILDLINEQVLKIHTATSFVVDEADMTLDMGFLHDVDQIASRLPNKLQILVFSATIPNKLQPFLKKYMDNPLVINLSPKEIIAPSITNYLLATKGSDKLDVLDKVLSIGQPYFTLIFANTKQKVNEIAQDLRGRGYDLAVLHGDIPARERKRIMRRVLNLEFQFMVATDLAARGLDIEGVSHVVNFEIPKDTEFFIHRIGRTGRKNLPGTAITLYGPDELEGVEAIEKVGIKFQPVIVKDKEFIEIDDRRNRDRKKPVKKEETDSRIIGMVKKAKKNVKPGYKRRLNEQIKQQVRKNKGSDGKRRGKK, via the coding sequence ATGAAATTCGAATCATTTAATCTCAAGCCGTTTATTTTAAAGGCTATTGAGGAGTTGGGTTTTGCCGAACCAACTGAAATACAAGAAAAAATTATCCCAATCATTCAAAAAAATAATAGTGTGGTGGGAAGATCCCAAACAGGTTCAGGTAAGAGCCATAGCTTCCTTATTCCACTTATTAATCGATTAGATGCCACAAGCCAAGATACCCAAATTGTTATTACATCACCAAGTAGAGAATTAGCTGAACAATTATACCAAGCTGCTCTACAGCTCGTCGAACACGCGCCTCAAGAAATTAGAATTTCTAATTTTGTTGGCGGAACCGACAAGCAACGTCAAATTTCAAAATTAAAAAATCAACAACCACATATCGTTATTGGAACACCTGGTCGAATTTTGGATTTGATTAACGAGCAAGTTCTAAAAATCCATACTGCTACATCATTTGTTGTGGATGAAGCTGATATGACACTTGACATGGGTTTTTTACATGATGTGGACCAAATTGCGAGTCGTTTGCCAAATAAACTGCAAATACTGGTTTTCTCGGCAACCATTCCTAACAAGTTACAACCTTTCTTGAAAAAATATATGGATAATCCATTAGTTATTAATTTATCACCAAAAGAAATTATTGCCCCATCCATTACTAATTACTTGTTAGCAACAAAAGGGAGCGATAAACTGGATGTACTCGATAAAGTTTTATCAATCGGGCAACCTTATTTCACGCTTATTTTTGCAAATACCAAGCAAAAAGTAAATGAAATTGCTCAAGACCTTCGCGGACGAGGTTATGATTTAGCCGTACTCCATGGAGATATCCCTGCTCGAGAGCGTAAAAGAATTATGCGCCGCGTTCTTAATCTAGAATTTCAGTTTATGGTTGCTACCGATTTAGCAGCTCGGGGATTAGATATTGAAGGTGTCTCACACGTTGTTAATTTTGAAATTCCTAAAGATACCGAATTTTTCATTCACCGAATTGGTCGAACCGGTCGTAAAAACTTGCCCGGAACTGCGATTACTTTATATGGTCCTGATGAATTAGAAGGCGTTGAAGCAATCGAAAAGGTAGGTATTAAATTTCAACCGGTTATTGTTAAAGACAAAGAATTTATTGAAATCGACGACAGAAGAAATCGCGATCGAAAGAAACCAGTGAAAAAGGAAGAAACGGATTCACGTATTATAGGAATGGTCAAGAAGGCCAAAAAGAATGTTAAGCCAGGGTATAAACGCCGTTTGAATGAGCAAATTAAGCAACAAGTTCGTAAAAATAAAGGTTCAGATGGAAAACGTAGAGGAAAAAAATAA